The DNA segment GGCCAGCTGGTGGACCTCCGTGTGCGGCCGCAGCGCCTGGGCCAGCAGCACGGACTCCATGGCGGGAATCACCGTGTCCCCCGCGCCGTGGAGCAGGTAGACGGGAGCGGCCGGAGCGGGCGAGCGGGCCGGGGACAACGACGGGTCCGCGGCGAAGGCCTTCACGTACGGCAGCAGCGTGGGGCCGAGCGCCGCGACGTCGCGGGTATTCACGTGGCCCATCAGCGTGGCGGCGGGCTCGGGCAGCTGCGCCTGCAGCGCGCGCGCTCGGGCGAAGGTCTCCTCCGCGAGCCGCCCGTCGGTGAGCGTCAGGTGCGAGGCCCGCAGGAAGGTGCGGATGGCCGCGCGCAGCGGCTCCACCTGCTCGGGCGGCACCAGCCGGTCCGCCACGTTGAGGAGGATGACCACCACCCCGTAGTCGTGGGGTGCCAGGCGGCTGCCGTCCGGCAGCTCGCCCGTGCACAGGAAGGCCAGCACCCGGGGCAGGTCGCCGTGCCCGCCGAAGGAGAGCGTGGCGGCCACCCGGTCCTTCAGCGCGGGCCGGCCGGCGGCCACCACCGACAGCCCGCCGGAGAAGCTGATGCCGAACAGGCCCACCTTCCCGTCCGGGGCCAGGTCGGGCTGCGCCGCGGCCCACAGGGCGGCGTCCTCGATGACGTCGGGCAGGCGCGGGGTGATTTCGTAGCGCAGCAGGTCCGCGGGCTCGGGCGTGAGCACCGCGAGCCCGCCCGAGGCCAGGTTCCCGGCCAGCTTCACCAGGCGCGGCTCGTCGATGCCGTCCGCGTGGACGCCCGAGGTGAGCACCACCGTGCGCCCCCGCCCCTCGACGGGACGGTAGAGCCGGGCCCGCGCCGGGCCGTGCCGCGTGGGGACCTGGAGCTCCTTCACGTCGAAGGGCCCGGTGCGCCAGCGCGACAGCGCCTCGGCCGCGTCACCCTGGAGGTCCGCCGCGCGCGCCACGAAGGCCAGGCCGCGCAGCCAGTCCGGCCCCGCCCACAGGCCCAGGGCCAGCAGTGCCACCAGCGAGGCGCCCAGCGTCCGGCGGGCGACCCGGCGGCTCATTGGAGCAGGTGCTCCACGAAGGTGCACAGCCGCTCGCGCTCGAAGGGCTTCTCCAGCAGCCCTCGCGTGTGGCGGCCCACGAACTCGCGCGCCTGCGCGGTGAAGGCGCCGCCCGTCATCAACCCGGTGCGCAGCGCCAGCTCCGGCGCCAGCCGCTCCAGCTCCACCACGAAGTCCATCCCGCTCATGCCCGGCATCATCAGGTCACAGAGGATGGCATCGAACTGCTCTCCGGCGGACAGCAACTGGAGCGCCTCGCGCGCGTCCTGCACGGCGCGCACCTCGTACACGTCGCGCACCAGCCGGGCCACCGAGCTGCCCACGGCCGGCTCGTCGTCGATGAGCAGCAGCCGCCGGCGCGGCGCTCCCCGGCGGGGCTCGCGCGGCGGCATGCCCGGCTGTGCCGGGGCCTGCACCGCGCCCACGAGCGCGGGCAGCACCACGCGGAAGGTGCTCCCCCACCCTGGCGCGCTCTGGACTTCGATGCGCCCGCCCATGGCCTGGACCAGCGTGAGGCAGATGGACAGCCCCAGCCCGGTGCCCTCGCCCACGGACTTGGTGGTGAAGAACGGGTCGAAGATGCGGCGCTGCACCTCGGGCGTCATGCCGTGCCCGTTGTCCGCCACCTCCAGCTCCACCGAGCCGCCGCGGCCGGGGCGCAGGCAGATGCGCACCACGTTCTCATCCACCGCCCGCTCCGGCAGGGCCTGCAGCGCGTTCACCAGCAGATTGACCACCACCTGCCCCAGGCGCACCTCGTTGCCGTGCACGCGCGGCACCGGCTCGAGCGTGCACACCAGCCGGGCCCGGTGCGACAGCTCGTTGCGCACCAGCCGGAGCGCCCCGTCCACCACGCGGGTGATGTCCACCGGGCCGTGGCCGTCCTCCTCCGCGCGGGCGAAGGTGCGCAGGTCCCGGACGATGGCGTTGACGCGGCCGGCGCCCTCCTCCGCCTCCGCCACCACCTCGCGCAGCTCCGGAAGCTGCTCGGGCGCCAGCTCCGCCTGGGACAGCCGGTCGCGCAGGAAGGACAGGTTGGAGCTGACGTAGGCCAGCGGGTTGTTGATTTCGTGCGCCACGCCCGCGGCCAGCGTGCCCACCGAGGCCATGCGCTCGGCCAGCATCAGCTGTGACTCCAGCAGCTTGCGGTCCGTGACGTCCCGGATGACGGCGACGAGGAACGACTCACCGTCCGCGCTGCTGAAGGAGGCCTTCTTCGTCACCAGGTGGCGCGACTGGCCCGTGCTGCCGGTGTGCGTCTCCTCGTTCTCGTCGGTGACGCCGGAGCGGAAGACCTGCTCGTCCTTGCGCCAGAAGACGTCCGCCTCGTGGGCGGGGACGAAGTCGTAGTCGGAGCGGCCCAGCAGCTCGTCCGCGGTGTGGCCCATGAACCGGCAGAAGGCGCTGTTGACGGCCACCCAGCGGTGCTGCCGGTCCTTCACGAAGAGCGGGTCCGGCAGCGCGTCGAGCGCGCTGCGCAGGAAGTCCCCGGTGCGGCGCATGGACTGGAGGTCCGCTCCGGCGCGCTCCGCCTGCAGCCGCCGGCTCAGCGCCACCAGCCGCGCGCCCCAGTGCGCGCCCGGTGGGGCCACGCACTCGTCGGCGCCGGCCTCGGCGAGCGCCTCCGTGTCCGAGGGAGCACGCCCCGTCAGCAGCACGAAGTGCGTGCGCGACGCCACCCGGGACGCGTGGATGCGCTGACACGTCGCGAGGGCCGCCTCCAGCGGGCCGCCCTCGTCCCAGGCGACGACCAGGCCCTCCGTCACGGACTCGACGGGCAGCGCCACGGCCCCGGCCACACGCAGGACATGACAGGGCCGGCCCGCCTCGGACTCGCGCAACCTGCGCTCGATCTCCTCCGCTACGGCGGAGGGTACCGCCACCAGCGTTGCGTGCACCCCGTCACTCCCCGGCCACCAACAGGCCCTGCTGCCCGTGTGTACATGCAAGACACGGGACAAGCCGCGCGATTGCAGCGCCCCGAAGCGAAACGGTCAACGTCGCCCCCGTTTCGGGATTCCATTGCCTCCGCGGCCAGAGGTTTCACGGACCCGCTGGGTCATCTTCGCCACCAGTCCGGGGCCCACACCACAGGCGGGCAGGAGGGAGCAGCGGGCGCAGTTGTCCGGGACGGGCTGGGCGGGGCAGGCGCCGCTCATGCCGTAGTGGCAGAGGGCGAAGTCGTAGCGCACGGGGTCGGCGGCATCCAGCGCGCGCAGCGAGGCGGTGACCTCCTCGGCGGTGCGCCACGTGAGGTCCTTGCGCCGGGTGAGGCCCAGGTGCTGCGAGATGCGGCCGATGTGCGTGTCCAGGGGGATGAGGAGCGCGGCGGGGGGCACGCGCTTCCAGATGCCGAAGTCCACGGTGTCGGGGCCTCGCACCATCCACCGGAGGAAGAGGTTGAGGCGCTTGGCGGCGCCGGTGCCCAGGGGCGAGGGCAGCAGGTGGTGCAGGCCACGCTCCGGGCCGAGCGCGGCGCGCAGCGCGTCCATGGGCACCTGGCGCAGGCCGGTGGTGAAGGCGTCCAGCGCGCCGTGCAGCGTGCCGCGGGCCTCCAAGCCCTGGACGAAGAGGGCCTCCAGGCTGCCGTGCTCGCGCAGCGCGCGGCCCATGCCGAGCAGGAGGACGGCGACGTCGGTGCCCACGTTGAAGCGGTAGACGAAGCCCGACAGCAGGGCGCAGGCGCCGGACACGTCGAGCGCGCGGACGAAAGCGGCGGGCGAGGGGCCCATGCGCCGCAGGAGGGCGTCCACCTTGGGGCGGAACAGGTCCGCGCGGCCGTAGGCCAGGGCGGCGGCGAGCAGCGCGCTGACCTCGATGTCGCGCGCGTCGGTGTAGCGGTGGGGGAACTCCACCGGGTCGAAGCCAATGCGGGCGCGGGCGTCGGTGGAGGCCAGGAAGGCGTCCAGCCTCGGGCGCAGGTGGTCGGCCGCCTGGGGGGTGAGCCCGGTGTCGCGGGCGGTGCGCCGGCTGGAGCGCGGTGTCACGTCGGAAGCTCCCAAATGTCCCTGGAACGGCTGCCTGGGCGTCAAGCTTCCCGGACTCGCGCGGATGCACGGCATCCCCCCTCCTCCGGGACTGAGGAAGGGGGACGGGTCAGCAGGCTACGGCTGCACGGCGAACACGAGGTCGTCGTGGTCGTTATAGGAGCTCGTGCCGCAGGCGGTCGGGCTCCCGCCGTAGCGGAACCGTGCGCGCACGGCCTGCACGGCGCCGGCGGGCAGCGTGTACGTCGTGGACAGCACCTGCCGGCCCTTGGCGGTCGGACGCAGCGTGGCGATGAACGTCCACGCCGGGCTGCCGGAGGTGGCGGCGTTGCCCGTGTAGTACAGGTCCAGCTTGTCGTTGGTGACGTTGAAGCACCACACCGTCGCCTCGATGCGCACCAGCTTGCCCGGACCGAAGGGCGTCCCGTCCACCGTGGCCACCTTGATGTGGTCGTTGGACTCGTCCGAGTGGTAGCTGCCCGACAGGCCGTCCGAGCACGAGTTGTTGATGGTGTTCGGGAAGTTCACCTCGGGCCCCAGGTTGGCGCGGCCGTTGAGCAGCGCGCCGGAGTCACACGACTCCGAGACGGAGAAGCAGCGGGGCGCCCGCAGCGCCGGGTCATACCCCGCGACGCTGGCGGAGTTGCTCACCGTCACCTGGATGGCGCTCGTCGCCGGGAGGTTCACCCTGTCGTAGGCGCGCGCCTCCAGCGTGTGCGCGCCGTTGGGGGTGGCCCCCGTGTCCCAGGTGAAGGTGTACGGCGCGACGGTGTCCGTGAACTTCACCGCACCGTCCACGAGGAACTCCACCCGGCTGATGCCCGAGGCATCCGTGGCCGTCGTGGTGACGCTCACCGAGCCCGTCAACGTGGCGCCCGCCGCGGGCGCGGTGATGGCGACCGCGGGCTCCGTGGTGTCCGTAATCGTCAGCGTGCCCTCCGCCAGCTCCGCCACGAACGCGGAGGCAATCTTCGCGAACTTCAGGGCGTGCGCTCCGGTGACGTCCGTGTTGGCGAGCGTGTCGGCCGCGCTGTGGATTCTCTGGTTTCTGCCGTCGAACAGGGCCTCGAAGGGCATGGAGACCGGAAAGCCCGCCGAGTTCCAGGAGGCGTGGTCCGAGCACGCATAGTTGCACTGCGTGTTGGCCCACTGCACGCCCGGGATGTACGTGCCGATGAGGTTGGTGACGAACGTGTTCTGCGCGGCGTTGGTGAAGTCGGAGATGATGCCCACGTCCACCGTCGAGCCCTTGTAGTTCGTCATGTCCAGCTGGAGCACGCCAATCACGTTGCGGTTGTTGGCCTTGTGCTCCTGGGCAATCGCCTGCGAGCCCCGCAGGCCGACCTCCTCGGCGGCGTAAGCAATGAACTTCACCGTCTTCGCCGGGCGGTAGCCCTGGGCCATCGCCACTCGCAGCACCTCCGTGAGGGTGGCGATGCCGGAGGCATCATCGTCCGCGCCGGGCGCGGCGGGGTTCGTGGTCGAGCTGGTGGTGGAGTCCAGGTGCCCGCCGACGATGACGATTTCATCCGGGAACGTGGTGCCGGTGATGGTGGCGATGACCGACGGCTGGAGCCAGCTGTGGCCGAAGAGGGTGATGGCCACGTCGTCCCGGTCCAGGGGGACATAGCCCTGCCACTCGTCCGCCAGCCAGGCGGCCGCGGCCGCGCCCGTCTCCGACGTGAAGTAGCGCGTCGGGTAGGTCGTCGACAGGTGGGTGATGGTGGCGAGGATGTTCGCCGGGTCGAGGCCCGCCTGCATCGTGTTCACGAGGTAGGGGTTGTCCAGCGTGTAGTTGGCCGCGAGCGAGCGAGGCGTCTCCACCACGGGCGCGTTCATCGCCGCCAGCGCCTCGGCCTCCGTGCCGTGGTAGAAGAAGCCGCCGCAGCGGTGGAACTGGTTGTGCATCACCGCGGAGACCAGGGGCAGCTGGGACTCGGGAAGGCGCAGCGCGGTGACCTGCCCCTTCTCGCCGACGCGGGCGGGGGCGGCGAGCCCCTCCCCCATCAGCGCGGCGTTCACGAAGCCGACGGCATCCGAGCCGATGGTGATCCACACCTCCGGATCCTTGGACTTCGCCGCCGGAGCCTTCTCGGCGGGAGCCTTCGCGTCAGGAGCCTTCGCAACGGGGGGCTTCGCGAAAGCCGAGACACAACCAAGCACCATGACGGCCGAAGCCAGGCGCTTCATGTTCATACGCTTCTCCACTGCATGCGGGGGAACTGGTGCTGCGGGACCGAGGCAGCGGGCTTCACTGCCTACACAGTGACTGTGACATTTTCCGTGATAACAGGGAAACGGTGTCGGTCCTGAAACAGCCGCAGCTCCTCCCAGCCTGGAGGAAGCGTCATTCGCTGAGAAAATGATTAAAAAAGCTCAGCGTGTCAGCTCGCGGACGGCATGGCCCAGCTCCGGGAGGATGAGCGCGTCCAGCGCGAGCCGCACGGCCCTGGGTGAGCCTGGCAGTGCGAAGAGGATCATCCCCTGCCAGGTGCCCGCGGTGGCCCGGGACATCATCGCCGCGCTGCCAATCTGCCGGTACGACAGCATCCGGAAGAGCTCGCCGAAGCCAGGCAGCTCCTTCTCGAACAGGGCCTGGAGCGTCTCCACCGTGGTGTCGCGCCGGCCAATGCCCGTCCCGCCGTTGAACACCACGGCGCGCGCGCCCGCCTGCCGTGCCTGCTCCAGCGCGGCGCGGATGGCCTCCGGGTCGTCCTTCACCACCGTGTAGCCGGCGAGGCCATGCCCCGCGGCCTCCAGGGCCTCGCGCAGCACGCGGCCGCTCTCGTCCTTCGCCGCGTCCCGGCTGTCCGAGCACGTCACCACGAACGCGCTCACGTGCACCGGCGCTCGCGCCTTGTGCTCCGCCGCCACGTCCGCGTCCGCGCCGCCGTGGGCATGGGCCTGGTCATGGGCATGCGGGGGGTGGTGGTGGTGCTCGTGCCCGTGGCCATGCTCGTGGTCATGGTGCGGATGCGCGGGCCCGTGGTGGTGCCCGTGCTCATGAGCGTGCTCGTGGTCGTGCTTGTGCCCGTGGTCATGACCGTGCTCGTGGTCATGGTCGTGGTCGTGCCCCTCGTGTGCCATGGCGGTGCTCCGGTGCGCGCGTGGGCGCCTCAGGTGTTGTCGGGCAGCTCGACGACGAGGGTTCCGTCCTGGACCTCGACCGTCACTGTCGGCTGGTCGTCACAGACGCCCGGGGACGTCTCGTTGCGCCCGGTGTCCATGTCGAAGCCGACCTCGTGGCACGGACAGACGACCAGGTTTTCCTCGATGCGACCGCCCGACAGCAGGCAGCCCGCGTGGTTGCACCAGTCGTCGAGCCCCTTGTAGCGGCCCTGGATCTTCGCGATACACACGTTGCGCTTGCCGACTTCGTAGCCGCGCATCTCCCGTTCGGCGAAATCCGCCGGACCCAGCTTGATCTTCGTCATCGCGGTCCTTTTTCCCACAATGCAGGTCGGCCTGCACCCCCGTTCCCCGGGCATTACCTTCCCCACCGTGACTCCAGACGTCAGCCCCCCCACCGTCGACAAGGCGGCAGTTGCCCAGGTCCTCCGGGACATCTCCATCCTGCTCCAGCTCCAGGGAGAGGGCGGATACCGCGTGCGCGCGTACGACATGGGCGCGGACCGCATCGTCGGCCTGCCCCAGGAGCTGGGGCCGCTCGTCGCGGAGGGCCGCCTGGAGAGCCTGCCGGGCATCGGCCCCGCGCTCGCCGAGAAGATCACCGAGCTGGTGACCACCGGACGCCTGCGCTACTTCGAGGAGCTGAAGGCGAAGTTCCCCCCGGGCCTGCTGGAGCTGACGCGGCTGCCGGACATCGGCCCCAAGAAGGTGGCCGCGCTCTGGCGCGAGCTCCAGGTGGGCAGCGTGGAGGACCTGGAGCGCGCCTGCCGCGAGGGCCGGGTGCGCCAGCTCAAGGGCTTCGGTGAGAAGAGCGAGGCGAAGATGCTGGAGGGCATCGCCGTGTACCGGCGCGCCCGCGGCGAGCGCAAGCTGCTGGGGGACGTGCTGCCCATCGCCGAGGCCCTGCTGGAGCGGATGAAGGCCGCCCCCGGCGTGGTGCGCGCCAGCCTGGGTGGCAGCGTGCGCCGCCGCGCGGAGACGGTGGCGGACGTGGACATCATCGCCTCGGCGCCGGACCCGGTGCCCGTGCTGGACGCGCTGGCCCACGCGCCGGGCGTGGCGGCGGTGCTGGGCAAGGGCGGCAGCAAGTGCTCCGTGCGGCTGGAGGCGGGAGACCTGCAGGTGGACCTGCGGGTGCTGCCGGACGAGGACTACGCCACCGCCCTGCACCACTTCACCGGCTCCAAGGCGCACCACATCCGCCTGCGCAACCTGGGCCAGGAGCGCGGCCTCAAGATTTCCGAGTGGGGCGTGCACCGCGAGGACGGCACCAAGGTGCCCGTGACGGACGAGGCCGGCCTCTACGCGCTGCTGGACATGCAGTACGTGCCGCCCGAGCTGCGCGAGGACAACGGCGAGGTGGAGGCCGCGCGCGAGGGCCGCCTGCCGCAGGACCTGGTGACGCTGGAGGACGTGCAGGGCGCCGTCCACGCGCACAGCACCTGGTCCGACGGGAAGCACTCGCTGGAGGAGATGGCGCTCGCCGCGCGCGAGCTGGGCCTGAAGTACCTCACCGTCACCGAGCACAGCGAGGCGGCCATCTACGCCGGCGGCCTCAAGGTGGACGACCTCAAGCGCCAGTGGGAGGAAATCGACCGCGTCAACGCGGCGGTGCCCGGGGTGCGCCTGCTCAAGGGCATCGAGGTGGACATCCTCGAGTCCGGCGCGCTCGACTACGCCGACAGCGTGCTGGAGCAGCTCGAGGTGGTCATCGGCTCCATCCATGTGCGGCACGGCATGGACGAGGACCAGATGACGCGCCGGCTGCTCACCGCGCTGGACAACCCGTGCCTCCACATCCTCGGGCACCCCACCGGCCGCCTCCTGCAGAGCCGCGAGCCCTACCCCGTCCGCATGGAGGAGGTGCTGGAGCGGGCCGCCGAGCGCGGCGTGGCCGTGGAGGTCAACGGCAAGCCGGCGCGGCTGGACATCAAGGCCGAGTACATCCGCCAGGGCCTGAAGCACGGGGTGCGGCTGGTGGTGAGCTGTGACGCGCACCGGCGGGAGGACCTGCGCAACCTGGCCTTCGCCGTGGCCACCGCCCGCCGGGGCTGGGCGCGGAAGTCGGACATCCTGAACACCCTCCCGGCGGACCGGTTCATCACCTCGCTGCGCGCCCGCCGGTGATAGGCTGCGGCGCGCGCCGATGTCCCGCCTGCTGCCGCTGCTCCTCTGTCTCGCCTGCCTGCCCCACCCCGCCCTCGCCGGGGAGGGCCGGCCCTCGCGCGCCGACCTGCAGCGGGTGATGGAGCAGCACGCGCGCTCGGTGGTGCGCGTGCGCGGCCCGAAGCAGGCCAGCCCGGGCGTCATCGTGGGCGCGGCCGGACAGGTGCTCACCTCCACGGAGCCGGTGGGCGGCGAGGCCTTCGTGGGCCTCAACGCCGCCACGGTGGAGCATGACGGGAAGGCCCTGCCCGCCCGGGTGGTGCTGGCCAACGCGGCCCTCAAGGTCGCGGTGGTGGCCGCGCCGGACGGCACCTACCCGGCCGCGCCGGTGAAGCTGCTCAAGGAGGGCGACAGCCTCCGGGGGCGGTGGGTGGTGGGCGTCCTTCCGGCCACGAAGGCCCAGCCCGCGCGGCCCGTGTCCGCGCAGGTGGGCAGCGCCCCGGCGCCCTTCTTCGACGTGCCCCTGGCGCTGCCGGCGGGCAGCCCGGTGTTCGACTCGGACGGGCGGCTGGTGGCGGTGGTGGTGCAGCGCCACCGGCGCGGCTGCCGGGTGCTGCCGCTGACCGAGGTGAAGGTGCAGCTCGCGTCGGCGGACGCGCCATGAGCGGCGCCATGGCGACACCCTGGCGCCCCACCGCCGTGCAGGAAGCGGTGGGCCTGTGGGCCGTGGGCTTCCTGGGCATCATCGCCGCCTTCCTCCTCTTCGGCGGCACCAGCATCCCCAAGCTGGTGGCCACCGTGGGCTTCCTCTACCTGCCGCTCATCCCCATGCGCTGGCGGGATGAGGACTACCGCGACTACGGGCTGACGCTCCGGGCGTGGCGCCAGGACGTGCGCCTGTTCCTGGTGCTGTCCGCGGTTGTGGGGCCGCTGTTCTTCCTGGCCTTCGCCGGCTTCGTGGAGGTGCTGCCCCACCTGCCCCACGCGCTGGCGCGCCACCTGACGCCCATCGTCGGCGAGGGCCACTTCCGGCCCCGGCTGCCCCCGCGCTTCGGCGAGTGGGTCATCGACCAGCTCTTCGTCGTCGCGCTACCGGAGGAGTTCTTCTACCGGGGCTACCTCCAGAGCCGGCTGCGCGACGCGTGGCCGGAGGGCCGGCGCGTGCTGGGCGGCAGGCTGGGGCGCGCCTTCTGGGTGACGGCGCTCCTGTTCGCGCTGGGGCACCTGGCCATCTTCCAGGTGTGGCGCCTGTCCGTCTTCTTCCCCGCCCTGCTCTTCGGGTGGATGCGCGAGCGCACCGGCACCATCCTCGGCGCCGCCCTCTTCCACGCGGCCTGCAACCTCTACGTGCGCTTCCTCGAGGTGTCCTTCTTCGGAAGTCCCTGAGGCCGTCAGCCCGTCCCCGGCCTGCCGCATGCCCCAGTCCCGGCAGAACAGCGCTCGACTCCGCCCGGGCCAGCGCCCGCGCGCCGAAGGCCCCCCTCTGACGTGATTCGCGGATTCATGGAATAGTGCAGTCCCGAAATAAAAATAGACGCGAAGCAGCAACTTCTTGGGACCTGAGTCCGACAAATACGTACCCCCCTCGCAGCGAGGCCCCCACCATGAGCGTTCGTCGCACCGATGGCCCGAAGCAGCCGGTCTCCCTCCGCCCCACCACCACCGAGACGCAGCCGAAGAACGCCGTGAAGACGGGGACCACGCCGGCGCGGGTGAAGGACGGGTTCGAGTCGTCCGCGCCCCGCCGCACGGAGCTGGCGCGCGCGGAGCAGACGCTGACGCCGGTGCCCGCGCGCCCGGGCCGGCTGCCCATCGACAGCAAGGACGCGCAGAACGCCATCCAGGCCTCGCTGTCGTACCTGAGCCCGGCCACGGGGGCCATGACGCTGGTCGCCCCCTCCCCGAGCTTCGTGCCGAAGAACGTGGAGCGGGACGAGCTGGGCATGACGCACGTGCGCCTGGACCGCGTGCACGAGGGTGTGAAGGTCTTCGGCGAGCAGGTCATCTCCCACCTGGACAAGGACGGGAAGGTGTCCAGCGTCACGGGCGAGCAGTCCACCATCCCCGCGGGGCTCGGCAGCCAGAAGCCGAAGCTGTCGCCCGCGCAGGCCATCGAGTCCGCGCGCAAGGAGTTCGACGGCAAGCCGGACCGGCAGCCCCACGCCGAGCGGGTCATCTACCAGGACAAGGCGGGCCAGTACCACTCGGCCTACCGCGTGGAGATGTCCCAGATTGAAGGCCAGCAGAACCCGCGCCGGATGAACTACCTGGTGGACGCCAACAGCGGGAAGGTCTTCGAGAGCTTCAACGAGATTGACGGCTTCTCGATTCCGAAGGGCACCAAGACGGCGACCCTGCCCACCGAGGCCAGCGCCACCACGTCTCCCAAGGCGAGCATCGCCGACCTGGGCACCGTGACGTCGAAGCTGAAGCTGGACCAGGACGTCACCATCGACAAGCTCAAGCTGTCGCTGGACATCGACCACACGTACCGCGGCGACCTGTCCGTCACCCTGACGAGCCCCTCCGGCAAGAGCGCGGTGGTGCACAACCGCACCGGCGGCGGCGCGGACCACGTGAAGGGCGACTTCGACCTGAGCGCCTTCGCGGGTGAGCAGGCGAAGGGCGAGTGGACGCTCACCGTGAGCGACAAGGCGCGCGCGGACACGGGCGTGCTCAACAGCTGGGGCCTGAAGGCCACCGGCAAGGCGCCCCCGCCGACGACCCCGCCCGCGGGCAAGGCGGACGACACGTCGCTGTACAGCGGCAAGGTGGAGCTGCAGACGACGAAGAACGCGGACGGCACCTTCAGCCTGCGCGACTCCACCCGCGGCAAGGGCGTGGAGACGTTCGACGCGCAGAACAAGGCGCGCGCCACCGGACAGACGGACTTCAAGGACACCAACGACGTCTGGGGCGAGTCGACCGACGATGCCCGTAGCCACGCCGCGGTGGACGCGCAGTACGGCGCCTCGATGACGTACGACATGATGAAGAACGTCCTCGGGCGTGACTCGCTCGACGGCGCGGGCGAGAAGCTCGTCTCCTACGTGCACGTCGACAACGGCCTGGTCAACGCGTTCTGGGACGGCCAGAAGATGAGCTACGGCGACGGCGACGGGAAGACGTCCGGCCCGCTCACCGCGCTGGACATCGCGGGCCACGAAATCGCGCACGGCCTCACCGAGCGCACCGCCGGCCTCATCTACCGCAACGAGTCCGGTGGCCTGAACGAGGCCATGAGCGACATCTTCGGCGCGGGCGTGGAGTGGTACGCGGCGCAGAAGAACCCCGGCGTGAAGTTCAACTGGACGGTGGGCGAGACGGCGTGGACCCCCGGCAACAGCACCGAGGACGGCCTGCGCTACATGGATGACCCGACCAAGGACGGGTACTCCATCGACAACTACAAGCACTACCCGGAGCAGACCGAGGTCCACGGCTCCAGCGGCATCGCCAACAACGCCTTCTACCTGATGGTGAACGGCGGCAAGAACCGCACCTCCGGCCAGGAGGTGAAGGACGGCATCGGGATGGAGAAGGGCCTGAAGATCTACTACCGCGCCCTCGCCCACTACATGACGCCCAACACCACCTTCGCCCAGGCGCGCGAGGCGTGCATCAAGGCCGCCACCGACCTGCACGGCGCCAGCTCGACGGAGGTCCAGAAGGTGAAGGAGAGCTGGTCCGCCGTCGGCGTGAGCTAGCTGCGCTTCATGGGCTGACGGCTCCCTGGTGCGAAGAGCGCCGGGGAGCCCGGCCCGGGCTCAAGAGGCCACGGCCGGAGAGCCCAGGTCGCTCGCGGAGGGAGGAAGTCCCTCCGCCAGCAGCATCATCGTGTGGGCGGAGACCTGACGGAGCGCCTTGGCCGGGGCGTACTCGGGCGAGGCCCACCAGGCCCGGGCCTGCTCCGCGTTCGGGAACTCCAGGATGACGAAGCGTGGAGGAGCCCAGGTGCCCTCCAGCGTCTGCGTCGCGCCCCCGCGCACGAGGTAGCGCCCGCCGTACCGGGCAATCGACGGCGGGGCCAGCTGCTTGTACCGCTCGTAGGTCTGAGCGTCATGCACGGCGATTTCGACCACGACGTAGGCAGGCATTCACGTTCCTCTCGCGGGCGGCTCAGAACACGAACGGGAAACGGACGGGGCCTCCCTGTTCCTGGTGCTTCGGGAAGGTCCAGGCCCGGACCTTCCCCTCGATGCAGCGCGCGATGGGCGTGCCCTTGAGCGACGCCGTCTCGGTGACGACGTCCGACACCTGACCGCTCGGGAGGATGCTCCAGCGCACCACCACCCGGCCTCCCGCGCCGGGGGTCGGCGGCTGCTGCTCGCTGGCGCACGCGGAGATGTCGTCCTTCTTGGCGAGCACCACCTCGAAGATGTCGGACTGGGCGAGCTCGGCGGGCGGCTTGCTCGGGTCCGGCGGGACGTACACCGAGCGCTCCGCGCGTGCGCCGGCACCCGGCGGAGGTGACGCCAGCTCACGCTCGAAGGCCTCGTCGGGGCCCAGCTTCTCCGCCGGTGCCGTGTCCACGGCCGGAGCGGCCTCGGCGTCCAGCTCGTTCTCGAAGTCGGCCTCCGCCAGGGGCGGTGGCGCCGCCGGGCGCTTCTCGGCCGAGGGAGCGG comes from the Pyxidicoccus xibeiensis genome and includes:
- a CDS encoding dienelactone hydrolase family protein → MSRRVARRTLGASLVALLALGLWAGPDWLRGLAFVARAADLQGDAAEALSRWRTGPFDVKELQVPTRHGPARARLYRPVEGRGRTVVLTSGVHADGIDEPRLVKLAGNLASGGLAVLTPEPADLLRYEITPRLPDVIEDAALWAAAQPDLAPDGKVGLFGISFSGGLSVVAAGRPALKDRVAATLSFGGHGDLPRVLAFLCTGELPDGSRLAPHDYGVVVILLNVADRLVPPEQVEPLRAAIRTFLRASHLTLTDGRLAEETFARARALQAQLPEPAATLMGHVNTRDVAALGPTLLPYVKAFAADPSLSPARSPAPAAPVYLLHGAGDTVIPAMESVLLAQALRPHTEVHQLATPLISHAEVDRQAEAADVWRLVGFWSDLLDE
- a CDS encoding hybrid sensor histidine kinase/response regulator, encoding MHATLVAVPSAVAEEIERRLRESEAGRPCHVLRVAGAVALPVESVTEGLVVAWDEGGPLEAALATCQRIHASRVASRTHFVLLTGRAPSDTEALAEAGADECVAPPGAHWGARLVALSRRLQAERAGADLQSMRRTGDFLRSALDALPDPLFVKDRQHRWVAVNSAFCRFMGHTADELLGRSDYDFVPAHEADVFWRKDEQVFRSGVTDENEETHTGSTGQSRHLVTKKASFSSADGESFLVAVIRDVTDRKLLESQLMLAERMASVGTLAAGVAHEINNPLAYVSSNLSFLRDRLSQAELAPEQLPELREVVAEAEEGAGRVNAIVRDLRTFARAEEDGHGPVDITRVVDGALRLVRNELSHRARLVCTLEPVPRVHGNEVRLGQVVVNLLVNALQALPERAVDENVVRICLRPGRGGSVELEVADNGHGMTPEVQRRIFDPFFTTKSVGEGTGLGLSICLTLVQAMGGRIEVQSAPGWGSTFRVVLPALVGAVQAPAQPGMPPREPRRGAPRRRLLLIDDEPAVGSSVARLVRDVYEVRAVQDAREALQLLSAGEQFDAILCDLMMPGMSGMDFVVELERLAPELALRTGLMTGGAFTAQAREFVGRHTRGLLEKPFERERLCTFVEHLLQ
- a CDS encoding TIGR02757 family protein — translated: MTPRSSRRTARDTGLTPQAADHLRPRLDAFLASTDARARIGFDPVEFPHRYTDARDIEVSALLAAALAYGRADLFRPKVDALLRRMGPSPAAFVRALDVSGACALLSGFVYRFNVGTDVAVLLLGMGRALREHGSLEALFVQGLEARGTLHGALDAFTTGLRQVPMDALRAALGPERGLHHLLPSPLGTGAAKRLNLFLRWMVRGPDTVDFGIWKRVPPAALLIPLDTHIGRISQHLGLTRRKDLTWRTAEEVTASLRALDAADPVRYDFALCHYGMSGACPAQPVPDNCARCSLLPACGVGPGLVAKMTQRVRETSGRGGNGIPKRGRR
- a CDS encoding M20/M25/M40 family metallo-hydrolase gives rise to the protein MNMKRLASAVMVLGCVSAFAKPPVAKAPDAKAPAEKAPAAKSKDPEVWITIGSDAVGFVNAALMGEGLAAPARVGEKGQVTALRLPESQLPLVSAVMHNQFHRCGGFFYHGTEAEALAAMNAPVVETPRSLAANYTLDNPYLVNTMQAGLDPANILATITHLSTTYPTRYFTSETGAAAAAWLADEWQGYVPLDRDDVAITLFGHSWLQPSVIATITGTTFPDEIVIVGGHLDSTTSSTTNPAAPGADDDASGIATLTEVLRVAMAQGYRPAKTVKFIAYAAEEVGLRGSQAIAQEHKANNRNVIGVLQLDMTNYKGSTVDVGIISDFTNAAQNTFVTNLIGTYIPGVQWANTQCNYACSDHASWNSAGFPVSMPFEALFDGRNQRIHSAADTLANTDVTGAHALKFAKIASAFVAELAEGTLTITDTTEPAVAITAPAAGATLTGSVSVTTTATDASGISRVEFLVDGAVKFTDTVAPYTFTWDTGATPNGAHTLEARAYDRVNLPATSAIQVTVSNSASVAGYDPALRAPRCFSVSESCDSGALLNGRANLGPEVNFPNTINNSCSDGLSGSYHSDESNDHIKVATVDGTPFGPGKLVRIEATVWCFNVTNDKLDLYYTGNAATSGSPAWTFIATLRPTAKGRQVLSTTYTLPAGAVQAVRARFRYGGSPTACGTSSYNDHDDLVFAVQP